In Granulicella mallensis MP5ACTX8, the sequence AGCAGACGCGCAGTGCGTGGCCGGTTCTGTTCAATGCGCTTGCTCTTGTGGACGCCGTACCAAATCTCAAAGAACACAACCGACGAGACAAAGACCGCTGAACGAGCAAGCTCGACTCTTAAACGAGAAGAGATCGACAGGTTAGCCCCAGAAAATAACTCAACACAGGTTGTCGTATCGAGAAGATAACTCACGCTTCGGGCTCTTTGAAGATCTCTTCTGGTTCCGTAATATTTTGATTGCGACCTCCGGGCATAATGTCACCCAATTCTTCCTGATACCTTTGCATATCCGCTATCCACGACTTCCATTCATCGTCGGTGAACTTGCGACGCGCAGGTTGGAGATGGAGTGAGTTGCCGGACATCGTGACGTGGAACAGCTTACCTTCGACGTGAAGATTGTCGGGCAGGCGTACGATTTGATGCCCGTCTATCTCATCGATTTCGGCGAGGCCAGTCAGCATTGGGTCGATTTTGGGGAGAGCGCCCATGCGAAAAGTATAGACCGAGGCGAGAAGCAGAAACAGCAAAGACTCACAGCTCGATCACTCTTTACTCCGTCTACTCCGCGAGCCTCGGGGCAGGGAATCGATTCGGACGCCACTGCGGAAGGTACTGTCCGGGTGTGACTCCTGTCATTCGCTTGAAGTGGCGGGTGAAATGGCTCTGATCTGTGAATCCGATGTCACTCGCAACATCCACAATCGAAGCCCCCTCGCTCAGGAGTTTTTTCGCCGCCTCGACCCGAATCTGTGTCAGATAGGCATGGGGAGAGAGGCCTACGTCTCGCCGAAAGGTTCTCATCAGGTGAAAGCGGCTGAGCTGTGCGATTTCGGCCAGATCTTCAACGCTGATGTTCTTCGAGTAGTAGCTATGGAGGTAGTCTTTGACGCGGAGGATCTTGTTCCGCTCGTCCCGAATCGTCGAATCATTTCTCGGCTCACGCACGTGTCGTTCGCTCAGATGAGTAAACACATCAGCCAAATCGTTTTCGATGTTAAGAGTGTCCGCGTCTTCCTCCAGTTTGCGATGCAGTCGTAGCAGGCTTGCTGCGAGAGCAGCATCTTGCACAAACGGTTTCACAAACTGTGGAACTCCAAATTGGAAATCCTCCGCTCGGCTCTGAAAGAAATCCTTGTCAAGGTAGATCACTCGAAGGCCCCAACCGTTTTCAGTGGCAGACTTTGGAGCATGCACCTCCCCCGGATTGAGTAGGAATACCGTTCCTGTGGGGAGAATATGCGTGGCACCTTGACAATAGGTGCTCATCGTTCCGCGGTTTACGACACCGATAGCGGGCACAGTATGAAAGTGCTGGGCAAACTCGTAATTCTGATAGGAACCCTGTAGCACTTCGACATCTTCGAGTCCCGGATGGCGCCAGATTCGCGCTTTGTCCCCCGGACCTAGAGGCGGTATCTCCTGGGAGCGCACGAGCACCTCATGCGTTCTTAGACTCGTAGAGACCGGGACTTGCTCTGGTCCGCCCGTATCGACATCTGCGATCTGGCTCACAATTTAAGTCTAGCAGGACGGGAATTGCGAGCCAGATCGCAGTGACCTAACTCTAGGCAAATGGGCCACTTATCTCCCTTGAAAAAGAGCAAGCGCACTATCGTACAAGACCATTGAGTACCTTTCACGACAAGCTAGTGCTTGTGATGTCTTTCGCTAGAAACGTACTGAAGTCAAGCCTGACGTGGCCTCTGCTCATCCTCTGCTCTGTAGCTCCCCAGGCATGGAGCCAGCGTGCCCCGAATCTCCCGGATGCCCCCTGGCAACCCTCTGCGACGGTGATGAAGAAGTACGTTCCCACCGTTACGCATGGCGAAGCGGAGTTGGACGCAACCGATGCTTACACGCTCGGGCAACTGATCGACATTGCCGAATCCAACAACCCAACGACCAAAGAGGCCTGGAACCACGCCAAGGCGAGTGCGGCCGCGGTGGGGATCGCGAAGAGCGAGCTGTACCCGACGCTGTTCGCGTTCGCCACGGGCAAAAATTACAACACCCCGCCGCTTCTCTATAACGCCTTCGTCGTGCAGGATATCGGTCTCTTTGCTACCGCTGTCCACCTCGATTACACGCTGGTCGATTTCGGCGCCCGCCGGTCTGAAATCACGGCGACGCAGGCAAAACTGGTTGCTGCGAATCTGAGCTTCAATGACGCACACCTCCAACTGATTCAACAGGTGAGTCAGGCGTACTACGCTCTCCTGAACGCCAGCGGATTACGGGCAGCAGCGGAAGTGAATTACAGCGATGCGGAGGCCTTGGATGAAGCGGCGCAGGAGAGACGCAACAATGGCCTTGCCACGCTGCCAGACCTTCTCGAAGCCCACGCGGAAAAAGAAAAGGCTAACTACGATCTCCAGAGTGCGATTGGGGCGGAGAAGACCGCCTTCGGAGATCTGGCTACAGCGATCGCTGCCCAGCCCACTCACTCCTTCAAGGTCCAGGAACTGGATGACCTGCACATTCCGGATGCTCTGGATCAGTCCGTAGAAGATGCGATTGCAAGCGCCTACCAGCAGCGCCCGGATCTTCTTGCCGAAAGGGCGAAGGTGAAGGCTGCCCATGCCGAGGTAACTCACACCACCTCCGCCTATTTTCCGACGCTTAGTTTTGAAGGCGAAGGAGGCTGGGTTCGTGCATGGGGACAACAGGATCCCTATCCGGGGACCTATGCGCAGACCCGAACCTACGAGGCAGGTCTTTCGCTCAAATGGACCATCTTCGATGGACTGCGCCGGGAGAACCGCATCTCGCAGGCAAAGGCGGAGGAAGCTGCGGCGAGGAACGTTGTGCATGAACATGAAGATCAGATAGCCGATCACGTCTGGACCAGCTATGAGGATGCTGTTACGGCGCTCGAGCAACGGAAAGCTGCGGCAGCGTTGCTCACGGCCTCTACCGAATCTCATTCGGCTGCGGTTGAGTCGTACAAGGACGGTGTACGTAACCTGCTGGATGTCCTGAATGCAGAGCGCGACCTTGCACGAGCCAGGGCTCTCGATGTCACTGCGCGTACACGAGTCCTGCAGTCGTTCACCAGTCTCGCGTTCAGGACAGGCGATCTCCTCGCACAACACCCGAAAGGTAAAACCCCATGAAGATCAACTTCACGCTGAATCCCTTACAGCCGCTTGGAAGGTGCGCCACTCTCGTTCTCACGACGCTTGTCGTGCTCTGTGTGAGCGGCTGTTCCTATTCGCCCTCATTCAATCTCCTCGGTTCGTACTTTCCTTCCTGGATTGTCTGCTTCGCTGTCGCGACGGCACTGACGGCTGTGATCCACGCAGTATTCACCAAAACAAAGTTGGTGACCGAACTCTGGCCGCTGCCCGTTGTTTACACCTGTTTGATCAGCTTCCTGAGCTGCACGCTCTGGATCATCTTCTTCAATTAATGAGGCATTGAGTCCCTTGAACGGAATCGACGAACAATCGCAACGAACCAATCGTGGCAATCTCATCAGCGCAGGCATCCTCGCGGGCGCATTGATATCTGGGGCTATGGTCATGCACAGCTCAACTGCCCATCCGAGGACGGACGATGCCGAAGTCACTGCCAACTTTATCGGCATGGCGCCTCTTGTCGAAGGGCCGGTCGTAGAGCTGCCTGTGCACGATAACGACTTCGTAAAGAAGGGCACGCTTCTCTATAAGATCGACGATCGGCCGTACCTCTATGCTCTGCAGAGCGCTCTCGCCGCGCAGGAACAACTCGAAGGCCTTATCGAAAATGAATCACGGCAGATCTCCTCGCAGGTAAGCCATGTCGAGGTCTCTACAGCCGGAAGGCAAGCGGCTCTGGCGAACGAGGTTCGCGCTGACGATGAGATACAAGTGAGTGAAGCCGGGATCTCCGAGGCTGAAGCAGCCGTCAAACAAGCCCAGGCTGATTCGGAGTACGCTTCCGGCAATCTGCATCGTATCGAGCCCCTGCTGGCTAAGGGGTTTATCACAACCGACGATGTACACCGTGCTCGCACGCTTGCAGACGCAAAGACTGCAGCAGTACAGCAGGCTGACTCGCAGCTTACTTTGGCCAAAGCAAAGCTGCTCGCGGCAACTGCGCAAAGACAGCAGGCGGTCGCACAAAAGGCTCAAAGCGAAGCCCAGGTGAACGAGTCGGAACATTCCGTCCTGGTTCTCGCTCCCCTGATTGCACAGAGGGAAAGCCGCGCTGCCGCAGTTAGGTTGGCGCGATACAACTACGAGCAGTGCAGCGTTGTAGCTCCGTTTGATGCGCGCGTTACGAACCTGACCATCTCTGAAGGACAGTATGCCAAGGTGGGCCAGCAGGTATTTACGCTGATCGATAGCCGCACCTGGTGGGCGCTTGCTAACTTTCGGGAATCCCAGATCAGCCATATCACGCCGGGTGAATCCGTTGATGTGTACCTGATGTCCGACTCGAAGACAAAACTTCACGGCACCGTGGAGAGCGTCGGGTACGGTGTCACGCCGGACCCGGATGTCGTCGGAAAACTGGCTTCCGGGCTGCCTGATGTGCAGCGCACTCTCAACTGGGTGAGGCTCGCGTCGCGTTATCCAGTACGCATCCGCATTATCGATCCCCCACCTTCGGTCCTGCGCGTTGGGCAGGTTGCGAATGTCATCGTCCGGTAAGGATCACTATGTCTCGAACCCTTCAGGCATTTCCGTCGATCAGCCGAGCCGCAAATGTAGTGCGTGCGGAGCTTGCGATGTATCCCGGCAGGCTCTCGCTGATATTCAGAATTGTGCTCGCCTGCACTTCGGTGATGGTGTTGGTGATGGTCTTTCGCATCCCTGCCGCTGCGCTCGGAGCCTACTATCCACTACTGCTTTCGCGTGACAGCCCGCGCGCTACACGCCGATCTGCGCTACGAACGTCGATAGCCTGCACACTTGGCGCTGCGGAGATCATTCTTGGCGCAATGCTCTTTGCGGGCTCGCCATTTCTGCACTTCTTTTGGCTGATGGCAAATCTTTTTGCTGTCTTCTATCTCATCAGCGCGATGAAGCTCTACGACGCGGCCGTGGCTCTGGGCGTGTTGATCGCCTCAGCGATGACCATATGGGATACGGGAGCATCGCCTGCAACTCGTGTGACACTCACCCTGTACACGCTGCTCTCCATTTTGATGGGCTGTGTGATCTCGGCCATCATCGAAACAGTCTTCGCCCAGACTCACCCTTCGGACGCTGTGCTTGACGGCATTCAACAGCGTCTTGTTCTGGCAGAAAAACTCTTGCGCAAAGGTGGCGATATCGATGCCGACCACGCTTCGCTCAGGATTCAAATAGGGCGCTATGCAACGAGGGGCACTGGAGAGCTTCGAGAGCACCTTGCTCATTCGAGTTACGACGGCTCCTACAAGGCTCAGCTTACAACCGTAGTCGCCTTGTCCGGACAGTTGATAGAACTCTCTGTGAATCTTGGGGAAACAATCCGCCTTCTATCGCCGTCCGATGTCGTTCGCTGCAACTCGATCGCACAGAATATCGCAGGAATCCGGTCAAGACTTGTACAGGAGGAGGCGCCTGACTGGCTCGAGCTTTCCGGCGAACATGAACACGCGAATCCGACGCTTGCCGAAATCGAAAGAAACATTGAGCTGATCGCCGAAAGCTTTTCCGACAGTGATCCAACGCCGCATCATCATTTGCCTGAACCCGGCGAGCAGCAGAAGATGGGCATCTTTCAGGAGGATGCTTTCAGTAACCCGGAGCATCTCAAGTTCGCCATTCGTGGAACCCTGAGCGCGATGGCCTGCTATCTCTTTTACATGAGCCTCGGGTGGATGTTTCTGGCAGGCTCGGTGACAACCTGCATCCTTACAGCTCTTACGAATACAGGGGCAACACGGCACAAGCAATTGCTTCGCTTCGCCGGCTTCTTCCTTGGAGCCTGCATTCTCGGCTTTGGAGCAGAGACGTTAATTCTGCCGCAGATCGATTCTCTGGCTGAGTACACACTTCTGTTTGCCTTTGTGATGGCAATCGGAGCCTGGGCGGCCACATCGAGCCCTCGCCTGGCTTATCTCGGATTTCAGATTGTGCTGGCATATGACCTCACCAATCTCAATCGCTTTACGTTGAATACCTCATTGGTTCCGGCCCGCGATGCGATCCTCGGAATTGTTCTCGGGATCATTGCGATGTGGCTTTTCTTCGACCACTTGTGGTCACGTTCGGCCACAGTGACGATGCGGGCCATTCTCTTGACGGCAATTCGAGATGTCGCGCAGTTGGAGCATTCGAGCAACACTGAGCAGCGGCACGAGATGCGTCGCTTTCAAGCCGAGTGCGATCGCATCAATCGCAACTTCGATAAGATTCGTACCCTCTCCGATCTTTCGGTCTTTGAGTCTTTCCCGAAGAGTCGGCACGAGACATTTATGACTCACTGCGTTGAGTCCTTTCTGCCGCAGCTGCGAGCGTATCTTCTTGTGAAGGCTGGGCTGCTTCAATACGGGACGACGAACGGCTCGCAGCAATATGCTGAGCTAGTCGATGAAGTGAAACATCGCACTTCCGCGCTCCTCCTTGGAGCTGCGCAAACCATTGAACAGTATCCGGAGGCTTCGGTTGGGACGATCGATCCTGGAGACAGGCGGCTTCTGCATTCAGTGAAGCAAGCGACACGTGAAGCCCAGGGAAGTGGTCAAGAAAGCTCTGCCACAGGGCTGCGCCTCTCCTCTTCACTCCTGGACCTGGCACTCCATGTTCAGATGCAGCTTCACGCCCCACCCTCCGAGTAGGTAGGACTTCTCTCGCCTCAATCAACGATTGTGCAGCCTCCTGTCACAGAACGCCGGCGTATTTGGTCTTAGTAAGTACAACCGGCAGATGTGAATATGCCATTCGAAAATGAGAGGAACAAAGTCATGAAAATCGTAGTGATCGGCGGCAGTGGTCTCATCGGATCAAAGCTCGTCAATAAGCTTCGTGAGCACGGACACGAAGCGATACCGGCATCACCCAACTCAGGCGTCAACACGCTCACCGGCGAGGGCCTTGGCGAAGTGCTAAAAGGCGCCTCGGTCGTCGTTGATGTATCGAACTCTCCCTCCTTCGAGGAAGCGGCAGCGACGAACTTCTTCACTACTGCCACACGCAACCTGCTTCAGCACGAGCAAGCCGCAGGTGTGCGGCACCACGTTGCGTTGTCGGTCGTGGGGACGGATCGTCTGGCTGCAAGAAGGCCGTCGGATGCGGAAGAGACGATTCGCGGATACTTCCGCGCGAAGCTCGTGCAGGAGAAGTTGATTGCGGAATCTTCGATCCCCTATTCGATCGTCCATGCGACGCAGTTCTTCGAGTTTTTCAAGAGTATCGCTGATGCTTCCAGCGACGGCACGACTGTTCGATTGGCTCCAGTGCTGATCCAACCGATGGCTGCTGAAGATGTAGCTGCCGCGGTTGGACGGGGTGCTGTTGGCGCTCCGGTAAATGGAATCGTTGAAGTGGGCGGGCCGCAAGAGTTCCGTCTCGACGAATTCGTTCGTCAGGGCCTCCACGCACACAACGATCCGCGTACGGTCGTCGCGGACGTCGGCGCCGGTTACTTCGGGGTCGAAGTCGACGAGCGCACGCTTGTCCCCGGTAAAGACGCCCGGCTTGGCGAAACGCATTTCAAAACCTGGCTCAGTCAGTCCACGGTGAGTGCGATAGGTGCGTCTCGATAAGGACAGAAGCCGAGTTCGGCTGAACTCGGCTTCACCTTCTTAGGCTAAGAAGAAAGAGCAATACTGAGGAGATTCGTGATGAAGATCGCAAAATTAATTTTGTGCTTGATATGGCTGACCCCAGGTTGGTTGATCGGGCAGGAGGCTAAAGTAGTGCCTCTGCTATCGAAAGATCTGACTGACTTACCTGGCAAAGAAGGTCTGATGATCACCGTGGAGTATCCGCCGGGTGCCTCTGACCCTGTACATCGCCACAATGCGCATGGATTTATTTATGTGCTGGAAGGCTCGATCGTGATGCAGGTGAAGGGTGGAAGGGAAGTGACTCTGATGCCTGGTCAGACCTTCTATGA encodes:
- a CDS encoding AraC family transcriptional regulator; its protein translation is MSQIADVDTGGPEQVPVSTSLRTHEVLVRSQEIPPLGPGDKARIWRHPGLEDVEVLQGSYQNYEFAQHFHTVPAIGVVNRGTMSTYCQGATHILPTGTVFLLNPGEVHAPKSATENGWGLRVIYLDKDFFQSRAEDFQFGVPQFVKPFVQDAALAASLLRLHRKLEEDADTLNIENDLADVFTHLSERHVREPRNDSTIRDERNKILRVKDYLHSYYSKNISVEDLAEIAQLSRFHLMRTFRRDVGLSPHAYLTQIRVEAAKKLLSEGASIVDVASDIGFTDQSHFTRHFKRMTGVTPGQYLPQWRPNRFPAPRLAE
- a CDS encoding TolC family protein: MSFARNVLKSSLTWPLLILCSVAPQAWSQRAPNLPDAPWQPSATVMKKYVPTVTHGEAELDATDAYTLGQLIDIAESNNPTTKEAWNHAKASAAAVGIAKSELYPTLFAFATGKNYNTPPLLYNAFVVQDIGLFATAVHLDYTLVDFGARRSEITATQAKLVAANLSFNDAHLQLIQQVSQAYYALLNASGLRAAAEVNYSDAEALDEAAQERRNNGLATLPDLLEAHAEKEKANYDLQSAIGAEKTAFGDLATAIAAQPTHSFKVQELDDLHIPDALDQSVEDAIASAYQQRPDLLAERAKVKAAHAEVTHTTSAYFPTLSFEGEGGWVRAWGQQDPYPGTYAQTRTYEAGLSLKWTIFDGLRRENRISQAKAEEAAARNVVHEHEDQIADHVWTSYEDAVTALEQRKAAAALLTASTESHSAAVESYKDGVRNLLDVLNAERDLARARALDVTARTRVLQSFTSLAFRTGDLLAQHPKGKTP
- a CDS encoding YtcA family lipoprotein, whose amino-acid sequence is MKINFTLNPLQPLGRCATLVLTTLVVLCVSGCSYSPSFNLLGSYFPSWIVCFAVATALTAVIHAVFTKTKLVTELWPLPVVYTCLISFLSCTLWIIFFN
- a CDS encoding HlyD family efflux transporter periplasmic adaptor subunit, giving the protein MSPLNGIDEQSQRTNRGNLISAGILAGALISGAMVMHSSTAHPRTDDAEVTANFIGMAPLVEGPVVELPVHDNDFVKKGTLLYKIDDRPYLYALQSALAAQEQLEGLIENESRQISSQVSHVEVSTAGRQAALANEVRADDEIQVSEAGISEAEAAVKQAQADSEYASGNLHRIEPLLAKGFITTDDVHRARTLADAKTAAVQQADSQLTLAKAKLLAATAQRQQAVAQKAQSEAQVNESEHSVLVLAPLIAQRESRAAAVRLARYNYEQCSVVAPFDARVTNLTISEGQYAKVGQQVFTLIDSRTWWALANFRESQISHITPGESVDVYLMSDSKTKLHGTVESVGYGVTPDPDVVGKLASGLPDVQRTLNWVRLASRYPVRIRIIDPPPSVLRVGQVANVIVR
- a CDS encoding FUSC family protein, translating into MSRTLQAFPSISRAANVVRAELAMYPGRLSLIFRIVLACTSVMVLVMVFRIPAAALGAYYPLLLSRDSPRATRRSALRTSIACTLGAAEIILGAMLFAGSPFLHFFWLMANLFAVFYLISAMKLYDAAVALGVLIASAMTIWDTGASPATRVTLTLYTLLSILMGCVISAIIETVFAQTHPSDAVLDGIQQRLVLAEKLLRKGGDIDADHASLRIQIGRYATRGTGELREHLAHSSYDGSYKAQLTTVVALSGQLIELSVNLGETIRLLSPSDVVRCNSIAQNIAGIRSRLVQEEAPDWLELSGEHEHANPTLAEIERNIELIAESFSDSDPTPHHHLPEPGEQQKMGIFQEDAFSNPEHLKFAIRGTLSAMACYLFYMSLGWMFLAGSVTTCILTALTNTGATRHKQLLRFAGFFLGACILGFGAETLILPQIDSLAEYTLLFAFVMAIGAWAATSSPRLAYLGFQIVLAYDLTNLNRFTLNTSLVPARDAILGIVLGIIAMWLFFDHLWSRSATVTMRAILLTAIRDVAQLEHSSNTEQRHEMRRFQAECDRINRNFDKIRTLSDLSVFESFPKSRHETFMTHCVESFLPQLRAYLLVKAGLLQYGTTNGSQQYAELVDEVKHRTSALLLGAAQTIEQYPEASVGTIDPGDRRLLHSVKQATREAQGSGQESSATGLRLSSSLLDLALHVQMQLHAPPSE
- a CDS encoding SDR family oxidoreductase, producing MKIVVIGGSGLIGSKLVNKLREHGHEAIPASPNSGVNTLTGEGLGEVLKGASVVVDVSNSPSFEEAAATNFFTTATRNLLQHEQAAGVRHHVALSVVGTDRLAARRPSDAEETIRGYFRAKLVQEKLIAESSIPYSIVHATQFFEFFKSIADASSDGTTVRLAPVLIQPMAAEDVAAAVGRGAVGAPVNGIVEVGGPQEFRLDEFVRQGLHAHNDPRTVVADVGAGYFGVEVDERTLVPGKDARLGETHFKTWLSQSTVSAIGASR
- a CDS encoding cupin domain-containing protein, producing the protein MKIAKLILCLIWLTPGWLIGQEAKVVPLLSKDLTDLPGKEGLMITVEYPPGASDPVHRHNAHGFIYVLEGSIVMQVKGGREVTLMPGQTFYEGPNDIHVIGRNASQTKRAKFVVFLVKDKGAPVLMPVN